The following are from one region of the Canis lupus familiaris isolate Mischka breed German Shepherd chromosome 30, alternate assembly UU_Cfam_GSD_1.0, whole genome shotgun sequence genome:
- the LTK gene encoding LOW QUALITY PROTEIN: leukocyte tyrosine kinase receptor isoform X1 (The sequence of the model RefSeq protein was modified relative to this genomic sequence to represent the inferred CDS: inserted 4 bases in 3 codons; substituted 3 bases at 3 genomic stop codons) codes for MGCSSWQLLWLGWLPAASPQEANVNAPPSGLAPASPLITPRPAADNNPHKHGATRQTQAAARGGSAATGPLKGLQLCWAPTAGPVTVEQGDGTAGRRACPGGSGAGEKGRLNPAGGARASRRAQRRPQGSREPLGSRGESGRRRGRGVSGGGGPRGLRYGPRGPQSLGPRPVRSSLDGRRELLDAPLAPGRAPASCSHCWRRRAAAGEASQPRGRPAVAPRWSGRLDVAGRVSSAGRSLRDRRAVAQAGGSGAGAGAAAPAAAGGSDVAALEQARRGGGKRRSPFAPGPRAGRVSEPGPFVRPGHPLFSNLSSCRALGHGDFGEVYEGLVTGLPWDPSPLLVTVKLRSPFPPQTLPELCSQQNELDFLMEALIISKKKKRNIVCCVGLSLRTLLRLILLQLXGGDVKSFLTASRPTPVQPSPLAIWDLFQLAQNIAQSCHYLEENHFIRRDIAARNCLLSCTGPSXVAKTGDFGMARDIYRANYYGVCIPLLAKXIPPEAFLEEGIFTSKTDSWSFGVLLREISLGYMPYPGWTNQDMLYFIVGGKRMGPPRGCPGLVYHTVMXCWQHQLELCPSXQGILEHLQNCIQDPDVLNSALPMDLGPPXEQEGTSGLRSRSSEGLRSRQTQELNLESLKSWGRSLLCTGLKTLKSKFQPQGKFQRNLPYGS; via the exons ATGGGCTGCTCCAGCTGGCAGCTGCTGTGGCTTGGATGG CTTCCAGCTGCAAGCCCCCAAGAAGCCAATGTCAATGCCCCACCTAGTGGCTTAGCGCCAGCTTCTCCCCTAATTACCCCAA GGCCAGCGGCCGACAACAACCCACACAAACACGGTGCAACAAGGCAGACCCAGGCGGCAGCGCGGGGTGGCAGTGCGGCCACTGGGCCTCTGAAAGGCCTGCAGTTGTGCTGGGCCCCGACGGCCGGACCTGTAACTGTGGAGCAGGGAGA TGGGACAGCAGGGAGACGCGCCTGCCCCGGAGGAAGCGGAGCGGGGGAGAAGGGGCGGCTCAACCCCGCAGGAGGGGCCCGGGCCTCGCGGAGGGCGCAGCGCCGCCCGCAGGGGAGCCGAGAGCCGCTCGGCAGCCGCGGGGAGTCAGGGCGGCGGAGGGGCCGCGGCGTCTCGGGGGGCGGCGGTCCGCGTGGGCTCCGGTACGGGCCTCGGGGTCCCCAGTCCCTCGGGCCGCGGCCGGTGCGGTCCTCGCTCGACGGCAGGCGCGAGCTCCTGGACGCGCCGCTGGCCCCGGGCCGCGCGCCCGCGAGCTGCAGCCACTGctggcggcggcgggcggcggcgggtgAGGCCTCCCAGCCACGCGGCCGGCCCGCTGTCGCCCCGAGGTGGAGCGGGCGGCTGGACGTCGCGGGCCGCGTCTCCTCGGCCGGGCGCTCCCTGCGGGACCGGCGCGCGGTGGCCCAGGCCGGCggctcgggggcgggggcgggggcggcggcgccggCGGCTGCCGGGGGAAGTGACGTTGCAGCCTTAGAACAGGCccgaaggggaggggggaagcggCGGAGCCCCTTTGCTCCGGGCCCCAGAGCAGGCCGAGTAAGCGAGCCGG GACCCTTTGTCAGGCCTGGCCACCCACTCTTTTCCAACCTGTCTTCCTGCAGAGCCCTGGGCCACGGTGACTTTGGAGAAGTCTATGAGGGACTGGTAACTGGCCTTCCCTGGGACCCCAGCCCCTTGCTGGTGACTGTCAAG CTCAGGAGCCCTTTTCCTCCCCAAACCCTGCCAGAACTCTGCTCTCAGCAGAATGAACTGGATTTCCTCATGGAGGCCCTCATCATCAGC aaaaaaaaaaaaaggaacattgtGTGCTGTGTGGGGCTGAGCCTCAGGACTCTCCTTCGCCTAATTCTGCTCCAGT ATGGAGGGGACGTGAAGAGTTTCTTAACAGCCAGCC GCCCTACCCCAGTCCAGCCATCACCTCTGGCCATCTGGGACCTGTTCCAACTGGCCCAAAATATAGCCCAGAGTTGCCACTACCTGGAGGAAAATCACTTCATCCGAAG AGACATTGCTGCCAGGAACTGCCTGCTGAGCTGTACTGGGCCCAGCTGAGTGGCCAAGACTGGCGACTTTGGGATGGCAAGAGATATCTACAG AGCCAATTAttacggtgtgtgt ataccTCTGCTGGCTAAGTGAATACCCCCAGAGGCCTTTCTGGAGGAGGGTATCTTCACATCCAAGACAGACTCCT GGTCTTTTGGGGTGCTGCTCCGTGAGATCTCATTAGGCTACATGCCCTACCCTGGGTGGACCAATCAGGACATGCTGTACTTCATCGTTGGAGGGAAACGCATGGGCCCTCCCAGGGGCTGTCCAGGACTTGT gtACCATACCGTGATGTAGTGTTGGCAGCACCAGCTTGAACTCTGCCCCAG TCAAGGCATCTTGGAGCATCTTCAAAATTGCATTCAG GACCCTGATGTGCTGAACTCAGCCCTGCCCATGGATCTGGGCCCAC TGGAGCAGGAAGGGACTTCTGGGCTGAGGAGCAGGTCTTCGGAGGGCCTAAGATCCCGACAGACCCAGGAACTGAATCTGGAGAGCTTaaagagctggggcaggagccttCTTTGCACTGGACTCAAGACCCTCAAATCCAAATTCCAACCTCAGGGGAAATTCCAAAGGAATCTGCCCTATGGCTCTTGA
- the RPAP1 gene encoding RNA polymerase II-associated protein 1 — MLSRPKPGESEVDLLRFQSQFLAAGAAPAVQLVKKGNRRGGDTNLDQPLLQDHRDVVTLDNLPDSPPALVPAPSKRARPSPGCLLPEHEDPEERLNRHDQHITAVLTKIIERDTSSVTVNLPVPSGVAFPPVFHRSQERQGRSAISGKRSIFAQEIAAKRASEAKVPPVREVVSSLDPPEGAVSYEALAPREQGCQLPWGSPGFQGPHLVTGKGLRSQDAEQEAQTIHEENIAKLQAMAPEEILQEQQRLLAQLDPSLVAFLRSRSHTHEQAGEKATEEQRPGGHSVEVTGEELIVPISAKEPRQEDDLDPEAPALALPVNPHKEWVHMDTVELEKLHWTQDLPPLRRQRTQERMQARFSLQGELLAPDVDLPTHLGLHHHGEEAERAGYSLQELFHLTRSQVSQQRALALHVLAQVISRAQAGEFGDRLVGSVFRLLLDAGFLFLLRFSLDDRVDGVIAAAVRALRALLVAPGDEELLDTTFSWYHGALVFPLMPSQEDKEDDEDEDEEPPAEKAKRKSPEKGNQPPSDLARRDVIKGLLATNLLPRLRYVLEVTCPAPSVVLDILAVLIRLARHSLESATRVLECPRLIETVVREFLPTNWSPVGVGPAPSLYKVPCATAMKLLRVLASAGRNIAARLLSGFDLRSRLCRFIAEAPQEMALLPEEAEMMSTESFRLWAVAASYGQGGDLYRELYPVLMRALQSVPEELSTQPPQPLSVQRIASLLTLLTRLTLAASSTAPEPSSDCAEASLSATPSSITWTQVSGLQPLVELCLRQTLKLLPRPEMWHALGPVPTACLLFLDAYYQAWSQQPNLCPEDWLQDMERLSEDLLLPLLRTPSLGSLWDSLGCCSPLCNPQFCAPAPEAVPSLVSLGSAGGRPSLWLPGSASPFPFLTALLSLFNTLARIHKGLCDQLATVLATPGLQNYFLQCLAPVAAPFLTPFSAWALRHEYHLQYLALILAQRVATVQPALVINAALHHSMVLALLSRLLPGSEHLAHELLLSCVFRLEFLPERASGGLEAADFSDRLSLGSSKDSGCGRGVLLAQACQDLPSIRSCYVTHCPLARASLLASQAWYRGELWQVQTLLLPVPKEPLLPTDWPFLPLIHLYHQASDTPSGLPPADTISTALRALQWVLVLESWRPQALWAVPPAARLARLMCVFLVDGELFRETPIQHLVAALLARLCQPKVLPDLRLDCPLPGLASFPDLYANFLEHFEAVSYGDHLFGALVLLPLQRRFSVTLRLALFGEHVGALRALGLPLTQLPVSLECYTEPPEDNLVLLQLYFRTLVTGVLCPRWCPVLYAVAVAHVNSFIFSQDPKSSDEVKAARRSLLQKTWLLADEGLRQHLLHYKLPNSALPEGFELYPQLPPLRQQYLQRLTSGMLQNGLSEA; from the exons ATGCTGTCGAGACCAAAGCCAGGCGAGTCAGAGGTGGATTTGCTGCGCTTCCAGAGTCAGTTTCTTGCAGCTGGTGCAGCTCCAGCAGTACAACTggtgaagaaaggaaataggagaGGTGGTGACACTAACCTGGACCAGCCTCTGCTGCAAGATCATCGGGATGTGGTGACACTGGACA atctCCCAGATTCACCCCCAGCTTTGGTTCCTGCTCCTTCAAAGAGAGCTAGACCCAGCCCTGGCTGTCTCCTACCAGAACATGAGGACCCTGAAGAGAGGCTGAACAGGCATGATCAGCACATCACTGCTGTCCTGACAAAAATTATT GAACGAGATACAAGTTCAGTGACAGTGAATCTGCCTGTGCCCAGTGGTGTTGCTTTCCCTCCTGTGTTCCATCGCTCACAGGAGAGACAA GGGAGGTCAGCAATATCTGGCAAGAGAAGCATCTTTGCCCAAGAAATTGCAGCAAAGAGAGCATCCGAAGCCAAGGTTCCACCAGTTAGAGAAGTTGTATCTTCCCTGGATCCACCAGAGG GTGCTGTGTCCTATGAGGCACTCGCACCCAGGGAGCAGGGCTGCCAGCTTCCATGGGGCAGCCCTGGCTTCCAGGGACCCCATCTGGTCACAGGGAAGGGGCTCAGGAGCCAGgatgctgagcaggaagcccagacCATCCATGAAGAGAACATAGCAAAACTGCAAGCCATGGCTCCTGAGGAGATCCTTCAGGAACAGCAGCGGTTGCTGGCTCAGCTCG ATCCCAGCTTGGTTGCCTTCTTGAGATCTCGCAGCCATACCCATGAGCAAGCAGGAGAGAAGGCCACAGaggagcagaggccaggaggacactCTGTTGAGGTCACCGGAGAGGAGCTCATTGTGCCAATTTCTGCAAAGGAGCCCAGACAGGAAGATGATCTGGATCCAGAAGCCCCAG CTCTGGCGCTGCCTGTGAACCCCCACAAAGAATGGGTGCACATGGACACCGTGGAGCTAGAGAAGCTCCACTGGACCCAGGATCTGCCTCCGCTCCGGAGGCAGCGGACGCAGGAG AGGATGCAGGCCCGATTTAGTCTTCAGGGAGAGCTGCTGGCCCCTGATGTGGACCTGCCCACCCATCTGGGCCTGCACCACCATGGAGAAGAAGCAGAG AGAGCAGGATACTCCCTACAGGAGCTATTCCACCTGACACgcagccaggtgtcccagcagAGAGCACTAGCGCTGCATGTGTTGGCCCAGGTCATCAGCAGG GCCCAGGCTGGTGAGTTTGGGGACCGGCTAGTGGGCAGTGTCTTTCGCCTCCTTTTGGATGCTGGTTTCCTCTTCCTGCTGCGCTTCTCCCTGGATGACAGAGTGGATGGGGTCATTGCAGCCGCCGTCCGGGCGCTTCGGGCTCTGCTGGTGGCTCCCGGAGATGAG GAGCTCCTCGACACCACCTTCTCCTGGTACCACGGAGCTTTGGTGTTCCCTCTGATGCCCAGCCAGGAAGACAAGGAGGACGATGAGGATGAAGATGAAGAGCCTCCAGCagagaaagcaaaaaggaagagCCCTGAGAAAGGAAACCAGCCTCCATCTGATCTGGCTCGACGTGACGTCATCAAG GGGCTTCTGGCTACCAATCTGCTGCCTCGGCTACGCTACGTGCTAGAGGTAACCTGCCCAGCACCTTCTGTGGTCCTTGACATCCTGGCTGTGCTCATCCGTCTGGCCCGGCATTCCCTGGAGTCAGCCACAAgg gtCCTAGAGTGTCCTCGGCTAATAGAGACTGTGGTTCGAGAGTTCCTGCCTACCAACTGGTCTCCTGTGGGAGTGGGGCCTGCCCCCAGTCTATACAAAGTGCCCTGTGCCACTGCCATGAAACTACTTCGTGTCCTGGCCTCGGCTGGTAGGAATATTGCTGCCCGGCTG CTGAGCGGCTTTGACCTCCGGAGTCGCCTGTGCCGCTTTATAGCAGAGGCTCCCCAGGAAATGGCCTTGCTCCCAGAGGAAGCTGagatgatgagcactgagtcctTCCGTCTGTGGGCTGTGGCTGCCTCCTACGGCCAGGGTGGTGACCTTTACAG GGAGCTGTACCCAGTGCTGATGCGGGCCCTGCAGTCTGTGCCAGAGGAGCTCAGCACCCAGCCCCCTCAGCCCCTGTCTGTACAGCGGATAGCCTCCTTGCTCACTCTCCTCACCCGGCTGACCCTGGCAGCCAGCAGCACTGCGCCTGAGCCCAGCAG TGACTGTGCTGAGGCCAGTCTGTCGGCCACCCCTTCCTCCATCACTTGGACACAGGTGTCTGGGCTCCAGCCTCTTGTGGAGCTCTGTCTCAGACAGACCTTGAAGTTGCTGCCAAGACCCGAGATGTGGCATGCCCTGGGCCCAGTGCCTACTGCCTGCCTGCTCTTCCTGGATGCATACTACCAGGCCTGGAGCCAGCAG CCAAATCTGTGCCCAGAGGATTGGCTTCAGGATATGGAGCGCCTGTCAGAGGACCTGCTGCTACCCCTGCTGCGCACACCCTCTCTGGGCAGCCTGTGGGATTCTCTTGG GTGCTGCTCCCCTCTCTGTAACCCACAATTCTGTGCTCCGGCCCCTGAAGCCGTCCCCAGCCTCGTGTCACTGGGCAGCGCAGGAGGCCGCCCCTCTCTCTGGCTGCCTGGCTCAGCCTCACCCTTCCCGTTCCTCACggcccttctctctcttttcaacaCCTTGGCCCGGATCCACAAGGGGCTATGTGACCAG CTGGCCACCGTATTGGCtaccccaggactccagaactACTTCCTCCAATGTTTGGCTCCTGTGGCTGCCCCATTCCTCACACCCTTCTCTGCGTGGGCCTTGCGCCATGAGTACCACTTGCAGTACCTGGCACTCATCCTGGCCCAGAGAGTG GCAACAGTTCAGCCAGCCCTGGTCATCAATGCTGCCCTTCATCATAGTATGGTCTTGGCCCTGCTGAGCCGACTGCTGCCTGGAAGTGAGCACCTTGCCCACGAGCTCCTGCTGAGCTGTGTATTCCGACTGGAGTTCCTCCC GGAAAGAGCATCAGGGGGTCTGGAGGCCGCTGACTTCTCTGACCGGCTGTCCTTAGGGAGCAGCAAGGACTCTGGGTGTGGGCGAGGGGTTCTGCTGGCTCAGGCTTGCCAGGACCTCCCCAGCATCCGCAGCTGCTACGTGACCCACTGCCCACTGGCCCGAGCCAGCCTGCTAGCCTCTCAGGCCTGGTACCGAGGGGAGCTGTGGCAAGTCCAaaccctgctgctccctgtgccTAAGGAGCCACTGCTGCCTACTGACTGGCCTTTCCTGCCACTGATCCACCTCTACCACCAGGCCTCAGACACTCCCTCGGGGCTCCCTCCTGCTGACACCATAAGCACGGCTCTGCGGGCCCTGCAGTGGGTGCTGGTCTTGGAGAGCTGGCGCCCCCAGGCCCTCTGGGCTGTACCTCCTGCTGCCCGCTTGGCACGGCTCATGTGTGTGTTCCTGGTGGACGGTGAACTCTTCCGGGAGACCCCAATACAACATCTGGTGGCAGCCCTCCTGGCCCGGCTCTGCCAGCCTAAAGTCCTGCCAGACCTCAGGCTGGATTGCCCCCTTCCCGGCCTTGCATCTTTCCCTGACCTCTATGCCAACTTCCTGGAGCATTTTGAGGCTGTCTCTTATGGGGACCACCTCTTTGGAGCTCTGGTTCTCCTTCCCCTGCAGCGTCGGTTCAGCGTCACTTTGCGCCTCGCCCTTTTTGGGGAGCATGTGGGAGCCCTGCGAGCTCTgggcctgcctttgacccag TTGCCTGTGTCCTTGGAATGCTATACGGAGCCTCCTGAAGACAACCTGGTCCTCCTTCAGCTCTACTTCCGGACCCTGGTTACTGGTGTGCTGTGTCCACGTTGGTGCCCTGTGCTGTATGCTGTGGCTGTGGCCCATGTCAACAGCTTCATCTTCTCCCAGGACCCAAAGAGCTCA GATGAGGTAAAGGCTGCCCGCAGGAGCCTGCTACAGAAAACTTGGCTGCTGGCAGATGAG GGTCTCCGGCAGCACCTTCTCCACTATAAACTCCCTAATTCTGCCCTCCCAGAAGGCTTTGAACTATATCCCCAGTTGCCCCCTCTGCGTCAGCAGTACCTCCAGAGACTGACCTCAGGGATGCTCCAAAATGGGCTATCAGAGGCCTAG